The Leptospira montravelensis nucleotide sequence ATTACTGATAGAAACAATTTTACCCATTCTTGCTTTTCGTCTCCTTTACGATTTCTTTCCAGTCGCGGGGGAATCCCTTTTTGGGAAGGGAATTCTTTTGTAGTATTTTTATATGTCTCTTTCCCACAAACTCTAATTCAGGAATGGGAATTTCTTTTTTCATAAAGAACCCATTGTTGCTAAGGACTTCTGTTTCTTTATCCAAATCTTGGTAGGGTTGCGCAAGGAAGGGACATAAGATTCCTTTTTGTTTTACCATTCGTGTCGTGACTTCTGCAATGTAGGGATAAGGAACCATTGCTCTCGAAGTGACTACATCAAAATTAGAATTAATTTCTTCTGTCCGCGCGTAGATAAACTCCACTCGCTTTTTGACTTTGGAAAGACTTCCCGTTTCGATTTCTGTTTCAAGAAGTGCGAGTTTCCGCTTTTGAGAATCCACGAGAAAAACATGCGGCGCTTTTTTTAAGAGAGCAAAAAGAAAACCGGGAAGACCTGGCCCTGTTCCTACATCGGCGACATTTGTTTCACGTGAAACATATCCGGTAACTTTCAGTTTCCAAACAAAGATCAAAGATTCAATAATATGTCTCTCTAGAATCTTCTCTGAATCATTTCGAGAAAAGAATCCTCCTTTCTCGTTGTCTCGTTTTAGAAACTCATAAAAGTTTTTCACTAGTTCCCAATCAAACTCTGGCTCTAGCTTGGGGAATAGGTCAGGGATGATGGCTTGGATTTCTTCTTGGATGGTTTTTTCTGACATAATCGTATTATCGTTTTAAATGAATTCGCCGATGTCTCCTGTAGGAGAACTCTTTTCCATGATTCGAATCATTAGTTTTTTAA carries:
- a CDS encoding RsmG family class I SAM-dependent methyltransferase — translated: MSEKTIQEEIQAIIPDLFPKLEPEFDWELVKNFYEFLKRDNEKGGFFSRNDSEKILERHIIESLIFVWKLKVTGYVSRETNVADVGTGPGLPGFLFALLKKAPHVFLVDSQKRKLALLETEIETGSLSKVKKRVEFIYARTEEINSNFDVVTSRAMVPYPYIAEVTTRMVKQKGILCPFLAQPYQDLDKETEVLSNNGFFMKKEIPIPELEFVGKRHIKILQKNSLPKKGFPRDWKEIVKETKSKNG